One Rissa tridactyla isolate bRisTri1 chromosome 1, bRisTri1.patW.cur.20221130, whole genome shotgun sequence DNA segment encodes these proteins:
- the LCMT2 gene encoding tRNA wybutosine-synthesizing protein 4 isoform X2 gives MGRGRPGGPHPAAVQGTGGSSAVSKCSAAARGYIQDRFLRLLVGRRRRRAPLVHRGYYIRARAVGHCVQDFLLKTQSRPRTQIVSLGAGFDSLYFRLKDIGLLHHTVVYEVDFPNVACQKATLIKRTKELSALVGDTGGEGLGVTTFSGEDYKLLGVDLSELSELERALEEAGLDNEIPTLFIAEVVLTYMENSRSDALIQWAAEHFSQACFLLYEQMHPEDPFGRVMQQHFSQMNSALNSLARYPDGEAQQMRFFEKGWTECNVMDMNEFFTCCIPEDEQQRMQALEPFDEYEEWHLKCSHYFVLTASKGMEPSWTPLLSNMTVPHRDGPIRTAGSITAAACPMHSEVSGLRRYGHHSVLLKPNVILTTGGFGEEDGHHCRMRNFHVLIKHAGCWKAGYVKKENPDKRWDGRLYHTVSCLSDSLALVVGGRTSPSSAGLGMLWLKFPETWNASEPDDITVELVSLQPAAEPAALRWRHSTTEVIFKGEKYLFLYGGRSAIEPVLGDWCFLHTQELSCVVIPVEGPVPESRHSHSACSWKGGVLIAGGLGAAEQPLGSVFFLRELERGFQWQTVETHPPLSPRYSHTAHVHDGKLLLVGGVWIHSSSVPGVTVIDLITGLCLDYTINVIYRL, from the exons ATGGGCCGCGGGCGGCCGGGCGGCCCGCACCCCGCCGCC GTCCAGGGCACCGGCGGCAGCAGCGCCGTTAGCAAGTgctcggcggcggcgcggggctaCATCCAGGACCGGTTCCTGCGGCTCctggtggggcggcggcggcggcgagccccCCTCGTCCACCG GGGTTATTACATCCGTGCCCGTGCTGTAGGTCACTGTGTTCAAGACTTCCTGCTGAAGACCCAAAGCCGCCCTAGGACACAG ATCGTGTCCTTAGGTGCTGGCTTTGATTCCTTATACTTCCGTTTGAAGGACATAGGTCTTCTGCATCACACTGTGGTATATGAGGTGGATTTCCCAAATGTGGCGTGCCAAAAAGCTACTCTGATCAAAAGAACGAAAGAGTTGTCAGCACTGGTGGGAGATACCGGAGGGGAAGGATTAG GGGTCACTACCTTTTCTGGAGAGGATTATAAATTATTGGGAGTGGATTTATCAGAGCTATCTGAGCTGGAGAGAGCCCTGGAGGAAGCAGGACTGGACAATGAAATCCCCACcctcttcatagcagaggtggtGCTCACCTACATGGAAAATAGCAG GTCAGATGCCTTGATTCAGTGGGCAGCGGAGCATTTCTCTCAGGCATGCTTTCTGCTGTATGAGCAGATGCACCCAGAGGACCCCTTTGGACGTGTCATGCAGCAGCATTTTAGCCAGATGAACTCTGCACTTAATTCTTTGGCACGGTACCCCGATGGCGAGGCACAGCAGATGCGCTTTTTTGAAAAG GGCTGGACTGAATGCAATGTCATGGATATGAATGAGTTTTTCACCTGCTGTATTCCAGAAGATGAGCAGCAAAGAATGCAGGCTCTGGAGCCTTTTGATGAATATGAG GAATGGCATCTGAAATGTTCTCATTACTTTGTCTTGACTGCATCAAAGGGGATGGAACCTTCCTGGACTCCATTGTTATCCAATATGACAG TTCCTCATCGTGATGGTCCCATCAGGACGGCTGGGAGTATCACTGCGGCAGCGTGTCCAATGCACTCTGAAGTTTCTGGCCTGAGACGTTATGGTCACCACTCTGTTCTTCTAAAACCCAATGTGATTCTCACCACTGGAGgctttggggaggaggatggaCATCACTGCCGTATGAGAAATTTTCATGTGCTAATTAAGCATGCAGGCTGCTGGAAAGCTGGCTAtgtgaaaaaggaaaatcctGATAAAAGATGGG ATGGGCGGTTGTACCATACTGTGTCATGTCTCTCGGACAGTCTGGCCCTGGTGGTAGGAGGACGAACATCCCCGTCAAGTGCAGGCTTGGGAATGTTGTGGCTAAAGTTTCCTGAAACCTGGAATGCCTCAGAGCCAGATGACATTACAGTGGAGCTTGTGAGTCTGCAGCCTGCTGCTGAACCAGCTGCTTTGCGTTGGAGACACAGTACAACTGAAGTAATATTCAAAG GTGAGAAGTACCTGTTCCTGTATGGTGGCCGCTCTGCTATAGAGCCTGTGCTAGGGGATTGGTGTTTCCTGCACACTCAAGAACTTTCCTGCGTTGTG ATTCCTGTTGAGGGTCCAGTACCGGAAAGCCGTCACTCTCACAGTGCCTGCAGCTGGAAAGGAGGAGTACTAATTGCAGGAGGTCTGGGAGCAGCTGAGCAGCCCTTAggttcagttttctttctgaggGAGCTTGAGCGTGGCTTTCAGTGGCAGACGGTAGAGACACATCCTCCTCTGAGCCCGAG GTATTCACATACTGCACATGTGCATGACGGAAAACTTCTGCTCGTTGGTGGGGTGTGGATTCACTCATCTTCTGTGCCAGGCGTCACTGTCATTGACTTAATAACTGGTCTGTGCTTGGACTATACGATTAATGTG ATATACAGGTTATGA
- the LCMT2 gene encoding tRNA wybutosine-synthesizing protein 4 isoform X1, whose protein sequence is MGRGRPGGPHPAAVQGTGGSSAVSKCSAAARGYIQDRFLRLLVGRRRRRAPLVHRGYYIRARAVGHCVQDFLLKTQSRPRTQIVSLGAGFDSLYFRLKDIGLLHHTVVYEVDFPNVACQKATLIKRTKELSALVGDTGGEGLGVTTFSGEDYKLLGVDLSELSELERALEEAGLDNEIPTLFIAEVVLTYMENSRSDALIQWAAEHFSQACFLLYEQMHPEDPFGRVMQQHFSQMNSALNSLARYPDGEAQQMRFFEKGWTECNVMDMNEFFTCCIPEDEQQRMQALEPFDEYEEWHLKCSHYFVLTASKGMEPSWTPLLSNMTVPHRDGPIRTAGSITAAACPMHSEVSGLRRYGHHSVLLKPNVILTTGGFGEEDGHHCRMRNFHVLIKHAGCWKAGYVKKENPDKRWDGRLYHTVSCLSDSLALVVGGRTSPSSAGLGMLWLKFPETWNASEPDDITVELVSLQPAAEPAALRWRHSTTEVIFKGEKYLFLYGGRSAIEPVLGDWCFLHTQELSCVVIPVEGPVPESRHSHSACSWKGGVLIAGGLGAAEQPLGSVFFLRELERGFQWQTVETHPPLSPRYSHTAHVHDGKLLLVGGVWIHSSSVPGVTVIDLITGLCLDYTINVEHLEWPLMLHNHSSVFLPNEKELLLIGGGGNCFSFGTHLNPEPVLLSLSNILASH, encoded by the exons ATGGGCCGCGGGCGGCCGGGCGGCCCGCACCCCGCCGCC GTCCAGGGCACCGGCGGCAGCAGCGCCGTTAGCAAGTgctcggcggcggcgcggggctaCATCCAGGACCGGTTCCTGCGGCTCctggtggggcggcggcggcggcgagccccCCTCGTCCACCG GGGTTATTACATCCGTGCCCGTGCTGTAGGTCACTGTGTTCAAGACTTCCTGCTGAAGACCCAAAGCCGCCCTAGGACACAG ATCGTGTCCTTAGGTGCTGGCTTTGATTCCTTATACTTCCGTTTGAAGGACATAGGTCTTCTGCATCACACTGTGGTATATGAGGTGGATTTCCCAAATGTGGCGTGCCAAAAAGCTACTCTGATCAAAAGAACGAAAGAGTTGTCAGCACTGGTGGGAGATACCGGAGGGGAAGGATTAG GGGTCACTACCTTTTCTGGAGAGGATTATAAATTATTGGGAGTGGATTTATCAGAGCTATCTGAGCTGGAGAGAGCCCTGGAGGAAGCAGGACTGGACAATGAAATCCCCACcctcttcatagcagaggtggtGCTCACCTACATGGAAAATAGCAG GTCAGATGCCTTGATTCAGTGGGCAGCGGAGCATTTCTCTCAGGCATGCTTTCTGCTGTATGAGCAGATGCACCCAGAGGACCCCTTTGGACGTGTCATGCAGCAGCATTTTAGCCAGATGAACTCTGCACTTAATTCTTTGGCACGGTACCCCGATGGCGAGGCACAGCAGATGCGCTTTTTTGAAAAG GGCTGGACTGAATGCAATGTCATGGATATGAATGAGTTTTTCACCTGCTGTATTCCAGAAGATGAGCAGCAAAGAATGCAGGCTCTGGAGCCTTTTGATGAATATGAG GAATGGCATCTGAAATGTTCTCATTACTTTGTCTTGACTGCATCAAAGGGGATGGAACCTTCCTGGACTCCATTGTTATCCAATATGACAG TTCCTCATCGTGATGGTCCCATCAGGACGGCTGGGAGTATCACTGCGGCAGCGTGTCCAATGCACTCTGAAGTTTCTGGCCTGAGACGTTATGGTCACCACTCTGTTCTTCTAAAACCCAATGTGATTCTCACCACTGGAGgctttggggaggaggatggaCATCACTGCCGTATGAGAAATTTTCATGTGCTAATTAAGCATGCAGGCTGCTGGAAAGCTGGCTAtgtgaaaaaggaaaatcctGATAAAAGATGGG ATGGGCGGTTGTACCATACTGTGTCATGTCTCTCGGACAGTCTGGCCCTGGTGGTAGGAGGACGAACATCCCCGTCAAGTGCAGGCTTGGGAATGTTGTGGCTAAAGTTTCCTGAAACCTGGAATGCCTCAGAGCCAGATGACATTACAGTGGAGCTTGTGAGTCTGCAGCCTGCTGCTGAACCAGCTGCTTTGCGTTGGAGACACAGTACAACTGAAGTAATATTCAAAG GTGAGAAGTACCTGTTCCTGTATGGTGGCCGCTCTGCTATAGAGCCTGTGCTAGGGGATTGGTGTTTCCTGCACACTCAAGAACTTTCCTGCGTTGTG ATTCCTGTTGAGGGTCCAGTACCGGAAAGCCGTCACTCTCACAGTGCCTGCAGCTGGAAAGGAGGAGTACTAATTGCAGGAGGTCTGGGAGCAGCTGAGCAGCCCTTAggttcagttttctttctgaggGAGCTTGAGCGTGGCTTTCAGTGGCAGACGGTAGAGACACATCCTCCTCTGAGCCCGAG GTATTCACATACTGCACATGTGCATGACGGAAAACTTCTGCTCGTTGGTGGGGTGTGGATTCACTCATCTTCTGTGCCAGGCGTCACTGTCATTGACTTAATAACTGGTCTGTGCTTGGACTATACGATTAATGTG GAGCATCTGGAGTGGCCATTAATGCTACATAATCACAGCAGTGTCTTTCTGCCAAATGAGAAGGAGCTGTTGCTTATTGGTGGTGGTGGGAACTGCTTCTCCTTCGGAACGCACCTGAACCCCGAGCCTGTCTTGTTGAGCCTCAGCAATATCCTGGCCAGCCACTGA